The Setaria viridis chromosome 6, Setaria_viridis_v4.0, whole genome shotgun sequence genome includes the window tcaatgtcgttgccgggttgtttttgggccttggataagcgccggcatcataatgaactttggcttcatgcacagccaaggaggaaggttgaacatacaaagggtcacaggtagagtactatggccactactcaactcaccgaatggattgaatccatcagtacttaaaccaaaccttatgttccttgcttcactttcaaagtccgggaatgttctatcaattgatctccactgtgccccatctgcggggtgtctcagcatctcatcttccttacagtcttctttgtgccatcgcatcaacttagcatttgccttgttcctgaacaagcgcttcaagcatggtattatagggaaataccacatcaccttcgcgggaactctcttcttgggagactgcccctcgacatcaccaggatcatctcgcctgatcttatactgtAGGGCTTCgtagacgggacaagcatccagtttctcatattcatcacgacgatagaggatacagtcattagggcatgcgtgtatcttctgaacatccaatccgaaagggcaaataatctgtttagcttcatatgttgtggacggtaattcattattctcggggagaatcttcttgacaatgttcaacatgtCCTGAAACatcttatcggacacaccatttttttccttccattgcacaaattctagtgtcgtacctagttttttatggccctgctggcaacctaggtacaacaatttttggtgatcatctatcatgcgctgcaactttgctgcttccttctcagtttcgcaatctctatatgcatctcgtatcacccgaccaagatcatcagtagggccattttctgcaaactcatcttcatcaacctcgcccattgtagtacctgcaaaagcttggcctgcaacccagtgtGGAAtagtgtcatcttcctcctcctcctcgccatcttccattacgacccctagttcaccgtgcttggtccaaaccaaatagttaggtatgaaaccgtatttaaacaagtggctgtgaatagtcccccaggaatcctttgaatactccttcttgttattgcattggaagcatggacaacatacgaacctaTTCtttggcttgttcgctttggccacttcgagaaaataatgcaagccatcaataaacgccttgctccgcctgtctgcattatacatccattgccggtccatctgcatcgtattacacatgaaaatggattacacttgacaatggattacgcgtgaaaatcgattaaagatccaaacaacatgaagatccaaatacacatatttaagttaaagttccaaacaacatgatacaatacaacaagccatccactggttattatctaggaggactttaagcatccttgaacggtgaagacgaaggttccgctgacccaatctcatccttaggtttatttgtgccgcctgaaacggtagtactaagtggacatgaaacacccgggactgagggtggagcataacgaccaccaaaaggaggttcctgaccagcggcaacagcttcttcatgacgttgctgcaaataacgaagcattgctttttccagtgCGCTcgttttcttcggcttatgctgagggccaactatgattttccccttaccgaaataggaaccacgatcgcccccaccatcgctacttcctccagtagcagaagccatctatgtacaaaaattattaccttaacactgcataagttcttgaacttgaagaccgtgatcatctcgcgagcatgtcctcaactgggcggcaccgcacttcatcatgaaagaggttagatgctatggaaaaggggacacggtcacgatgtccgtatccactctttctcctAGAATCGaccctccttcttgacatacgttgctgctcggcggagaacatcctatgcgagatgaccacggtatgcaagttcaacaagtatggatttgaaaaccttattgaatttgataagttcaacaagtagcagaagtcatctatgtacaaaaattgtttccttaccactgcagaagttgttgaacttgaagaccatgatcatctcgtgagcatgttctcaactgggtggcaccccacttcgtcatgaaagaggttagatgctacggaaaaggggacacggtcacgatgtccgtatccactctttctcgtagaatcgaacctccttcttgacatacggtgctgctcggcggagaacatcatcgcagagatgaacacagtatgcaagttcaacaagtatggatttgaaaaaccatattgaatttgataacataaaccgtctagacaaggtagcatcattcttaaaccactgcaataatgcatactatatatatgacacatcaatctccctcacattctagctcaaaatacctctccattttctacttcatcatcacattctagcaaataatctttccatctccaaagcataaatcaaagcataacacgaggatgaagtagcaaaccttcacaacacttgtgttggccgagtgaaattcccacgaaaatgagggaaaaaacttcgggcagcacctcccttgcttcggcaccaccggagagtaggtgaagctcagctctctctgtcaatgtgctggactagCTCGGACTGGAGGAGTACgctctgtcttggccgtatataatggggatgagtttttatcccggttaaaaactccaaccgagacaaaaaggaacaccttttgtcccggttgaaggtttagtcccggttggaagctccaaccgggacaaaagagacacccttttatcccgattggaagctccaaccgggactaaactttttatcccggttggaggctccaaccgggataaaaggtccacccttttatcccggttggagcctccaaccgggataaaatggtgccgccaccgacgccccccagctagccgttgcaaccgggactaaagggtttagtccccctttagtcccggttgcaattaccaactgggactaactctcccctccatttttacctaccgtggcgcacccctttttgtcccaggccaactttaaaccgggacaaaagggggcgcatcgaaagccaattctctactagtggcaaGAGATTCGATTTTCAATCAATATTCCAACCAATGAATTGAATAGAAATTTGAAAGCTGGACAATTAGGGGAAGACCGGAAGTGAAACACCTCAAAATTCTGGAGAGTGGTGGAGTGGAGGTATGCAGCTGCAAGGAGGCTCCAACAGGCGGAGGCGCCTGCACGGCACGCTTGCACACTAGCGCGGAGGTTGTTGGTTGTGCACCTGTGCCTTACTCGGTGGACCGGACTTGTTTTTCTTGGGCGAAAATTGAGAAGAGGTACAGGAGGTTCCTGGGCCCTAGGCGCGGGTCCGCCTTTGGGGGGTTGATATTGTCTTATTCTTTTACATTATATATTACTTTTACCGGACACTTTTCCACAGCTCCAACTCTAAAAATTTCCAGAGCTAGAGAGAACGAACTATTTTTGCTGCCATGTAGCCCATAATGGCCATTATGAATTAATTCCTCTGTCCCAAAAAAAGTCACTAAATCATTCAAAATTTGTGTTATTACCaaacttgtaataattataGATTCAAACAGCAATTGGAAGTGTGGAACCCTGTCATTTAATATTCCATCCGTGGCACGCATGGCCTTAGATAAAAACCTTAGCTGAGGAAGGGTTGCATCACAACTCGTATACTTTTTAACCGAGTCACACCAACAATGAGAGGTGTCTTGGTAAATTATCTGGATCATTAGTCTGTTTTTGACAACTCGTGTTTTTTTTGGGATGGCGGAGGAAGATATGTAACGGCGTGGTTATGGACCAGATGTTTTGATTTCTCTAGACATTCTAAGTTTTTTTACCCTCTATGAATAGTTGAAGAGTCATTTACAAATTTCCATTATTACAAAACACAGATGCTTAGTTAATTTGGGTGCTTTGTATATGTTATGGATCGGAATTTGATTGGATAACCGGAAGAAGTTGGGTAGTCGCAATCAGTATCGTATTAATATATGTGCTTTTAGTATTTTTTGCTTGATTATAATGTCCGGTAAACTAGGCTTTTACAGCTACTCGCCTAGTCTAAATCTAAGACCTCCTCCAACAGTTACCACACTTGCTTTTAGCTCGTCCATGTCATAAAAATGATAGCAAAGAGATCTTCTCCAATAGTTTGTCTCAGTAGCACATTGCTTAAAGTATCTTGAGTCATACATCATCTCTCACGTGCATAAAGTTGTGGGGTCCACTTTTTTCAATGAGTTATCTTTTGAAGAAGAGATAGTACACACTTTCTCTCCTTGCCTTTTCTCTGTTTAGTGTAAGCAAAATGATGAGGTGATGTGGTATTGTTGGAGCAGGCCTAACAACCTTATCTCCCTAACTGATGCAAGAATATTGttattatctctgactacttaACTAGATTCAAAGGAAACATCACTAAGATAAGATGGTTCATGCATATATCTCTAAGCCACGTTGATGCTGAGCGATGTTTCTTGCCGTGCTGGTTGTGAACAATTTGTGGTGAAACCATATGAACTTATACTCTAATAGCATATGCTATATGTTTGCAAAGCTCTAATAATCCAGTCATTATTAATTCTTAAACTTGGTATTCTATGACTGCAGATATCGATGAGTGCAAGAATCGTACTATGTACCCTTGCTTCGGAGACTGCAACAATACAGACGGCAGTTTCACATGTACTTGTCCTGCTGGTACCACAGGGAATGCGTCTATTCCGAACCAATGCCACAGAGATCCTTTTCCCATGGGAGCACGGCTGGGTGTCGGTACGCGCACGTGCCTAGtttattaaatataagttgcAGCAATAAAATTTGATCCATAAAACAGTGTATCAGTTCCTGAAGCATACTCTCCAGGAATTGTCCAGGATTTCTGAACTTCTAAtgcattgcttttttttttcaaataccaCGTCTCCAGGTATTGTGGCAGGTCTTTTGCTTTTCCTCATTGCTTTTCTTGCAACAAAAGACAGGGCTACTTTGAGCAGCACGGAGGCCAGATGCTCAAGAGCATTCTGAAATCAGACGGCAACACCTCCTTCACCATCTACGACAGAGGAGACCTCGTCAAGGCCACGCGAAACTTCCACAAGAACAACAGCATCGGGGAAGGAGCACATGGGACCGTCTACAAGGCGATCCTttgcggcggcgacgacacCACGCCGGCGGCCACTGTCGCGGTGAAGCGATGCAAGCAGATCGACCCGAGCAGGACGGAGGAGTTCGTACGGGAGCTGGTCATACTCTGCCGCGTCAATCACCCCAACATCGTCAGGCTTGTCGGCTGCTGCCTGCATTTTCAGGCTCCCATGCTCGTGTACGAGTTCGTGCAGAACGGGACCCTGGATAAACTTCTTCACGGGTGGCCGAAGCGCCGGGTGATGCTGGCGACCCGCCTGCGGATCGCCGCCGAGACCGCGGAGGCCCTCGCGCACCTACACTCGCCGCCGCACACAACGCTTCACGGCGACGTGAAGCCGGAGaacatcctcctcgacgacggctGGGTTGCCAAGGTGTCCGACTTCGGCTGCTCAACCATCGACGACAACATCCAGGTCGTGCCCAAGGGCACGCTTGCATACCTTGACCCGGAGTTTCTGCAGGACTTCCAGCTCGCGGCCAAGCCCGACGTCTACAGCTTTGGGGTAGTGCTGATGGAGCTGCTGACCCGTAAGAAGCCACGGGCAAAAGAACAGAAGAACCTGGCGATAATGTTTCAGGAATGCATGGGGAATGGGACACTTGTTGATCTCCTGGACGCTGACATTGTCAAAGAAGGCTCCAGTACCATGGGGGTGATCCATCAAGCTTCGGAGCTTGCGAGCCGATGCACAGCTGTTCCGGGTAAGGAAAGGCCTGCCTTGGGAGAGGTCGCGGAGGAGCTCCGGCGGCTGTCAGACATAATGCCGGAAGACTCAGAGGCGCTACACGCTCTCGAGGGTCACGGGTATATCAGTACTGCTGGTGAGACCGAAACGACGGGGTTTTATGGCATTGGAAGAGCTGCTCTAAGCACAGAACTCGCCAGATGATCAGAGTTGGAGTGTTTGCTACAGCCTACCTTAATTGTGTTGTGCCGCGCACACTGGCGTACTCTTCTTATATGACTGTCTGTTGCACATTTCTAGTTTGTGCCATGCTATGAGCACAACATGCATGATAGCCGGCACGTGTATTTTAGCTAGTTAtaattttctaaatacatataaAATCCTGATTgtgtatttaaaaaaaatcacatcaTTCCAGCTTTCTTATATGGGACTCTGTAATTTGGAATTTCGTTTAGAATTTGGTTTCATTTTTAGACGTTGAGAAAGAAAA containing:
- the LOC117861735 gene encoding wall-associated receptor kinase-like 22; its protein translation is MLKSILKSDGNTSFTIYDRGDLVKATRNFHKNNSIGEGAHGTVYKAILCGGDDTTPAATVAVKRCKQIDPSRTEEFVRELVILCRVNHPNIVRLVGCCLHFQAPMLVYEFVQNGTLDKLLHGWPKRRVMLATRLRIAAETAEALAHLHSPPHTTLHGDVKPENILLDDGWVAKVSDFGCSTIDDNIQVVPKGTLAYLDPEFLQDFQLAAKPDVYSFGVVLMELLTRKKPRAKEQKNLAIMFQECMGNGTLVDLLDADIVKEGSSTMGVIHQASELASRCTAVPGKERPALGEVAEELRRLSDIMPEDSEALHALEGHGYISTAGETETTGFYGIGRAALSTELAR